The Maylandia zebra isolate NMK-2024a linkage group LG1, Mzebra_GT3a, whole genome shotgun sequence DNA segment aaattttaaaatcagttttttGTAACTGTTACGAACTTgcatgtttcattttgttttttaagaaaactttttttagGTTTATCCAGCAAGACAATGTACTTATACTTGATTTAAGAATagaaatttgcatttttattcttcttgacatttttattctgtttaaatattaaataaagggAAAACTACTTCACCTCATCATCTTTGACACATTGCATGGAGAAATGATTGCAGTGGTCCCAGAGAGCACACCTGAGCATGCTGATGCGATTTCCCTCCAACTGTTGGAACACCTATAATTATCAAATGAATTCTGTGTTATTACCAacaatgtattattgtactatGTACTATTTCAAGATTTGCCATGATACTGGGTTGCAGtaatgcaacttctgcatgcGTGCCCATTTCACGTTTCAGAGAGGCAAAATGGGCACAGTGAACCTGTGTGTTTGTTACGCATTTTGAAATGATACCCTGTTGGGTAATGATCAACTCAGTATCACAGCAAAACGTGATATTTGCCGTGACATAGGGTTGAATTGCCTTAACATATACAAAGCTCAttatagtttcttttttctcttcttactTACAGGGGCACTACCAAGAGGTgccgtgcgtgtgtgtgtgtgtgtgtgtgtgtgtgtgtgtgtgtgtgtgtgtgtgtgtgtgtgtgtgtgtccactagTGACAGCAAAGTCAACACAAAGAGGCTGTCGTTcgaaaaaaataaagcagaacTTTTGTGTGATTAAGTGTGTTTCTGCATGGTTGTATGTTTTTCCATTTGTGGCTCTCTCAGCGCAAGATGAAATGTACTTCTGCAAATGGTCGCTGCCAGGAAGGTTTTCACAGTTATAGGGGTTGTGGTGTGAAGCTATTTCTGTGGTTAAAAGCCATTATTTTGAATAGAGACATGATTAGAAAGCAGTTAACgagaaaatattctgcagtacctCGCATGTACTTTTGTGTGTCCCCTCCCAGTCCTGGCGAACAGCTTCTAGTTGAACAATGTTGTTAAAATACACCTTCTCTGTGAGAATAGAGCATAGTTAATAGTTACAGTTAACAAATGAAACACTGGTAAAGAACACAACAATGACCGCCGCACTGTTTTCCACTCTCCTAATTTATTTTTCCATGAAATATTCTCAAAAAAAGTAGTGGACAATGAATGCAATATACTAAAAATGCAtgcaagttaaaaataaaatgtgaaggcATACCAGCATCATTGGCCGCCTGCCTGCATTGCTTTATCTTGTGACGTACCTGTGAATGAAATCGGTGCACAGGAAGCCACGTTCAGTgagttatgtaaccattttaaCACCAGTCAGAGAGACTGATATATAAATACGTTGTATAGGGAATGGTCTTGAAAGagatagaagaagaaaagaaaacatctcacaccagcacacaaacacactttagTTCCGCCTTGCAAACTGTTGCACAACTGCAGAAAAGTCCCATCATAAAGACTGCACCGCTGACAGCTGGAAACTTGTAGTTCATAAATAGAACTGACAGTGGgcatttgcatattttgtgGTGAATTTCTCAAATAATCtaaaagtttgtattttgttgcttataaaaacatttgtctTTTAGCGAGGTAGCTCATGCACTTATTTTACCTTTTCAGGGTTTTTGGACGTAGCATTTGTTTTCTCAGCCCCCTGCTCTGCCTCATCGGCCTCCTTGCACTTCACCTCATAGTTCTTCTTAGActaagaaaaagagaaacaaaagttattagTTCTATTTCCGACAAAGCAACAGGAAGAACACTTTTTGTAAGTGATgcaaaatttttttatttttttaaaaatctgacttCTATTTTTTGTGCTTGCTTGAACATAAATTAAACAACCTTTATGTGGTTAAgttttcatgtttatttctAAATCACGCTGGTTCCATGTGTTAGTGATAAATGATAGGAGTGGAAGTGTCTCCTACCTCCATGGTCTTCTTGAAGAatgaaacttttttcttttgaaccTTCTCCATGATGCTTTCAAACTAAAGATAAAAGGTTGAAATTACTTGCATATGTTGCTTCAATGCAAACCTGATACTTGCAGTTATTGTTCATTAATGAATAAAAGACCTGGATTTTTACTGTTAATGTGATAAAAGTCTTGATGTCACTTTGATAAAGACTGAATTAGTCTTTACTCAAGTCTTGAATCGTTTGATTTTTGAAACTATAGGTTTCCCCTTATCAGCTGCTATCACACTCAGTGTCTGTAAAGTGATTTAAATGGTTGCAGGATTAAGTCAACACTTACGTAACACAGTGTTTTCCAAACAGGAAACAGCCATTAGTTACAATATTATTCTAATGACTTGTGCAATACTAAAAGTAATAAAGAATTATATTATCCTCAGAGTATTCACACCTTAAccatttttttttggggggggggggggggggggggggggggggttatttaATAAGTCAGTTGTTAAGCAACACACATTTCCCAAATACCTTCTTCCTCTGCTCTTTCTGACGTTCTCTGAAACTCTCAATCTTTTTCACCTCCTCTTTCAGTATATCAGATAGTTGGATGTGAAAGTTTCCAATGTTCTCAATTTCTGCAACAAAAAACATCGAAATGGCACTGTGAACCATTTGACATTTGACACATATATGGGTGTAACTTTACACAGCACATGGACTTACGAGTTTTTAGTTGTTCGAATGATGCCCTCAAAGTGCTggaaaaacaacacacattcataatCAAAATTATTCACCATGCTTGcactttgtgtttctttcacAAAGAGGCAGattaacatttttaaagcaaaatttTAAGCAAAATAGCAGCTGAGTACAATTTTATTGCTAGAACTCTGcactgtgttttattgtttaacCAGCTGCCAAGACCGTGAGGACACCCAAACCTTAACAGGCAGACTTTGTGccctagttttgttttgttttttgtttaaagaagaaaagaaaagaaaaaagaaaaagatttatttGGTTTTACTGCACTTAGATGATTCTTTTATTGGAGGCTCATTGTTTCCTTTTTGCGGCTCTTAGAATATATTGAGTTCAGTACAGATGTCTGAGATAGCAGGGAACAGGAAACTGACAAGTTATGACCTACTGTACACTGAGCGAGGGgcttaccacacacacacacacacacacacacacacacacacacacacacacacacacacacacacacacacacacacacacacacacacacacacacacatacttacacttcagtctctttttttctgtgtctcACTTTCTGTATCACGCACAAATGTGTTTCCTCTTAAAGAATGTGGCGATGATGTGCCTGACTGTAGTTTTATATGTAGTCTTCCTGGTCAGTGCCAGTCACCCTTAACATGTCCATCCCTTACCAAAACCCTTCCAAATAAAAGTTTTTGTCCAAATTGCTATATTTATGTACTAGTTGGGCAGTCTATACAATACATAATGCTGACCTCAAAACAAGTTTTTCACCTTATCTCTATGTGTCCTCCAGCTTTGCGAGCAATAGTCACCAGTTCCTTTCCATACTTTTCCTCTGCCAGTGCCCTGTGGAGtataaataagcagacaaatcATTAGAACCCAGAATGtatattttagtatttatttgtaaaactgAATTAGCTTATATAAAGTCTGTTATAACAGTCCAACATTTGCCTTGACATGCATATACCAACATTTTTACCTGAAATTTTGTTGCTACTTAAACTCTTGTTGCTCTTTTACCTAAAGGATCACTGACTTTATGTTACGTCATTCTATTCAGGCCATAACATCACAAAGATGATTTTGGTGACATCTTAAGGTTTATCTTGAATTACTTGTCATTATCAATTAATATATTTCAACAATCACAAATGAGTGTTAATGcagaatattttcatatttcaagACACAGaattaaaagaagaaatagCTAAATTCTCATATCTTGTGACCTAAATGAGTCATGGGCCTGCTATCTTTCATACATGACTAGCCACATGTGGTGTTTAATGAGTGAAATGACAACTAGATagctatttttttcttaatgttatGATCAAGCTGGAAGTTGATTCCATGTATGAAGTCATGTAAAGTAAAGATCATGGAAAGAGAAGCGCAGCTATGATTAAAATCACAGAACCCAtgattttaagtttattttgattgCACAAATACAAGCTGATCCAACCTCATCTTCAATAGCTCTTCCACATCTTTGCACATTTGCCTTCCATCTCGTAACCTTTGGGTCACGGCTTCATACCCAGCGTGGCAAGTGATGTCAGACCCCTGCATTGACGAAACACAAAAAACGAAAACTGCTGCAATAAACAGCATTTCTGAAAAAGGTGTTGCAACATGTTCTAGGCTCATTTTGTGGTAAAATGCAGAACTAGCACTTGTGTACTGCAAAGATATCTGTATGTGACATGGCAGCCTTCGAGTTAATACACTTGGTAAACCAACCCTCTAGATCGCTTCAAGTGCACGCAGTGGTGATTCAACACGTTACAGTGTCTTTACATGTATGATGTTGATAATTGTGCatattaagttttttttttaagttgtaaaGCTTACCttaacccccccacccccactcccACCCCATACTGCTGTGTGTCTATACTAGTATAAACTATAATCACTTGTGGTTTACCTGATTTGGCAAATTGTAACTTACAGATGACAGTTAGGGTGTAAAATATATAATGTTTTAACAAGCGATAGCTGACTGTAACGTGGTGTTTCTCGTGGTGTTTCTCGGGTTCCTAAAACAGTCTGTTCAACATAATTAATACATACTATAGTTTAGAAACTATAACAAAGCAAGTAGACAACAATACCACAAAAATATACTTACCCAGAAAGCATCCTTAAACATCAAAGGAGCCATTGTATTTTTTACTTCCTTGAACTAAGCACAACTCTTAGTGCCGACCTCACTTACAGGACATTTCTCCAAATTTAAAAGCTTACCAACAACCTTGTATGGCTGAAACGTCAGTGAGTCACTTTGAATGAGGAAGAGCTTTTGTCCCGTGATGTCACTGACCACAGACAGCTCAGCCCATTTGTGAAACGGCAACTCTTTCACTTTATGTTTGGTCTAACAGTTGTGTCAGAGCACAGCAGTTACATGTGCCTTGCTAGGTAAAGGTGTCAGTATGTCTTTGTATTGTTATGCATTGTTATGTGTTATGTGTGATGTGTTGCATTGCTGATGTAATCAACACTTACACAGAGACAAGCAATATGTTTAAGTGTCACATACTGTAACCAAAAGTTGATGGTTTACTTGCTGCAAGTAGCATTAGTGGTAAATCATAATTGTCTTATTTTAATTATGTTGCAGTGACATTTTTTATCAGTATTTTAAGACATTAATATTATACAATTAAATGTGCTTTAAGGTGATGTTAGACTACTTTGattctctcttttcttccttAAATCATTTACCATGTTGTTTTGCAAGATGACATTATGAAGTGCTGCAAAATTAgataatattatttttaataatatgtcatCATCAGCATATTAACCTTCTGTCATTAGAGCTCCAGAAACTATTGTTGCCATGTACATTCCAGAGATTACCACAAGAGGGagccaaaaatctttgtaaaACATCAAGGCTTGTAATATTATACTGGCTAAATATAAGAAGTCTACTTTATGGGAATCAAACCCACCTGAATCAACAGTTCCTAAATCTGTATGGGATGTCTGACATAAAATCCCAAATCTCTCGACCCAGTTGAGATGAATACAAATCTGTGCCTCGGGCATCTCTAAGGGAAGCCACAGAGACACGTGAATGAACACATAGAAGGTTAATATTGATTTTCAAAGTGAGAAGAAGGACAGGCTGTGGCGTCTCTCACCAGTCGCTCAGTGAGATGTGTGAAAATCTTTGACTCTCTCACAAAGCTGGAAAATCATTTTGTCACACACTGAACAACATGCTAAAGGGACTGTACAAATCAATACATCTAACTCAGAATAATGgggctttatttattttattgtttttttatttgcattgcATATGCATTTTGTTCTATAATTActcttttttatttatccaATTAGTGTTCTTTTTTAAATAGGTTGCATTAAAATCCCATCAACTCACTGAGTAACAGTTAATCAGTGTTTGTCATTTCTCAAAGTAATTTCTGGTACTCCTTCAGATTTGAAATGGTGGAATATCAGATACCAATGCTGACATAGATAACGAACGAAAAAGCATCCAATAAATTGACATAAAATAGTAGGAAATTACATCAGTATTtacaataactttttttttcatcagttcCCAACCACAGAAAATTTGTATTCAGGAAATGCTGTTTTGGTTTTCATTCTGATTATTTACCAAATGCTTTAGATTAAAGCTAGCTATCAGTAGAGTGGCCATTGCTGGGTTCAAGAGGAGAATAATAATTCAGTTTTCCCACTTGGAAAGCCAAAACACTTACCAGTTAGAGCGAAAATAATTCTTCCAGGCCAAGGCTCACAAGTTTTCACATCATGATGTCTGAGTCCATCATGCTTGGCCTTCGTTGTGACCCCGTTTGAAGCCTCAAATGGAGGGACAAGCCCTGGGAATCAGCTGTGCTTCCAGGGGCTGAACacaagcccacacacacacacacacacacacacacacacacacacacacacacacacacacacacacacacacacacttcctacCCTTCTCTCACATGTTTTCTCTGTCTCCCTCACACTCTCCGGAGTGGTAGTTATTGAACTGTGACAAACGAGCCGTGTCAGACCAGCCCCCCTACCTGGGGGATTGGCTAAATGACCTTTCCATTACCCAACCACTGCTGTATTCCCCCTCCACAGATAGAGTTACACACATAGCCACACAGCCCATTTGCCAAGACCAGTGTCACCAGCGCTACCATGAACCATTACATCCTACCGCGCATTCTACACAAAATTAATTTTTTGTATCAAATTTCAgtacattttgatttttggaTTTTCTAGATCAATTCTGCAACAAGACTTGCAataattttatattgatttTGTGTGTCTTCGCACTTAATAGTGGTCCAAACAGTGTGCACAGGCTGAGAGTGATGTCAGAAACTGCTTCTGCCTGGTTGCTTGGATTTGGACATATATGTAAGTCATCTGCGCTTCTCTCTGTGCATTGTAGCCTCTCACAGGCAGAGTGGTGTGTGACTTAACTGGTTTTCACACATTCTCTATCCTCCATCTTGTTAATCCCCGGCTGACCATTGGCCCCAGCCCTAAATCTCACCAGATACAGAACAGGTATAGTGAACGAAAACGGGGGAGGGTGTGAGAGTTGTTCAGTAGAAAGGTTAAAAGTGGATGAGGAGTGCAGAGAAAGATGGAAAAGGATAAGCAAAGGTAATGTGAGGAAGGGGATGATGTAAAGATGAAAGAGGAAGCAGAATCAGAAGGTAAATGAGAGAGGAGTAAAAGTCAGAGAAAAAAGGCAGGTTTGGATTGAACAGGACAAAGTAAAGTTGAAAGTTAATTTCTTctgcctgttggctaagaatgGAATGAAATGAGTCCTTGGCCACATTAGTGGGAACCTGTTAGGAAGCTGACAGATGGAGGGTTAATGATGTGTAGGCGCAAGGGCAGGGCCTGTAGTTGCTAGTGAGATGATCTGTAGTGGCTGTCATAATACAGCTGAAAACTAACAGCTGAAGGAGGCAGAGGAGAATGAGAagtgggaggaagaggagcgaaAGGAGCAGAGTCACACCAAACCCTGAGAGTGAGCTGAGACCTTTCTCACGTTTGATCTATGTCTGGCTTTGAATGAAACATTTATTAGCTGTCCTAATCCTCAGTATTACTGCTAAGAACTCCAGCTTTAATCAATTTGATCCTCATGTGTTCTTTATTCCCCGGTGTGCTTCCCTGGACACTGAGATGAACGCAGCAAGTGCACACATGTataaatgcacatacatttttttgtttgtttgcataaaTATTTGATTAGTATTGACATCTGTTTTTCAGTGGATTGAGTGAATTTCTATACATGGATACCATattagtaaaaaagaaaaggtgcatGAGGACTTGTTTGGATGTAGCTGTCCATTTAAGCTGATGTGTACTGGTGTTGACCCTTGCATGAGGGTTGCGTGCCATAAGCAATTCCCCCTCCATCTTATTCCTCTCCTTTCTTCCCCCCACATGGTCCCTTCAGCAGACTGGACTGTGGTGTTACCAGTGGCCATTTTTTCCGCTACAACACATCATGTCCCTCTCACCTGCCTCCCAGTCCcagtttttttattactttttgttTGCCTTTGTTTCCTCTCCATTCCTCTCGCCTCAGTTCTTCCACCTCCACTCCCGATGTCATCGTCCTCCCTTCTTCTCTCACCTCCCTCATgctctcctcttctttctcactcCATTCCTcttactttttttcttcatccaGCCTCTACATGTTCCTGGTGCTATAGTTTCTCCAGCCCTTTTAATAACCCATGGTGCTTGTTTGTGCATGCAGGTGTATGTACTCGCACATTCCTGTACTTTTGCTTTTACAGTATGTGTTTATACTATGCATCCACATCTGTCCACGTGTGTGTTGTGAATCTAGAAAGAGAAGGCTGCTAATTTGCTAAGTGGTTTCATCTACTGACATAGGACAGAGATTATGCTTGGCTTCACTGCCCTAATTAAGGCAAGTCAAAGTCTGATGGAGGTGAAGACAGGTGGCCACTCTGTTTTGACCAGGTCCCACCTTtgctttgttgttgctgttcaaAGAgactaaaaaatgttttttagagTGTAGctatgtgtgtttgcatgcatgtaGGACTGTGTCGTtttagtggaagaaaatgggctgcatgtgtgcgcgtgtgcataCCTGCACTTATCCTTTGTTTGCATTTGTTCGAAAGGTTTAAAGGGCCATAAAGTGAAAAGCACCCTGTTATTTGACAAACTGATTAAAGGTATcaagtttgttttctttgacaTGGACTGAGTACATTCATCCTGATGCTGTCAGTTGCTGTCCTACTTCTTTAATTCAGgacatttcaaataaattaaattagctTCACTGGGGGAAGGGGGAATTCATTGCAAGAACTTTATTTCTTATAGTTATTTTTTATAAACTATATATTTATTTCAGCCAATTCTAACTCAAAATATTGTGTTATCTCTTAAAATTTCAGGTTGTTGTTAAGTAAGGCgtcttaaatttttattttactgtctcACACTGAGTATTTCTATGCGAAggtgtgtctttgtttattcagtCTGTTAGTAAAATGATGACAAATGTCTGAAAAGCTGCAGTGTAGTTGGATGTACTGCTAGAAGACTGCAAATCCCAGAACTATGTTTTAATGAATATCTTCAGGTTACTAAAAGTGGATTAGACAATAAGAGCTGAGATATTATCAGCAGAAAGAATGGAAATTAGCAAGTGTTTTGTCACCCAAATCTAATATCCAAGTTACATTTTTAGGCTATTATATCTTCTTAAGTTGAGCTATAGCATTTTGACAGTGTGTTATGTGGTATGTGGGTAACTCAGAAAGTTGTGCATAATGTTATTGTTTGTCTCATCTACAGTACAGCTGCTTTTTGCCACATAACTAACACAGCTTTACTAATTTGTCTAATCTTACAATACACACGGTCCTTAAATAAccctttaaaaaacagaagGTCGACATTTATAGCCAGCATTGTGTTAGGGTTTCACTCCCAacgttcattcattcattcattcattcattcattcattcattctcttCTAGTGGTTAGGGTTTTCAAAGTTGTAGCTTCAatatatgaaatgaaatgatcTTTACCAACGCAGCCTATAGCAGTAttaattttattaaagaaaaaaagaagaagaacctGTTGAAAAAATTGTAAGGCACTAAGTGATTTACAGTTCAAAAAGtgttttaaaacacacatacgcacaaacacacacacaaacataacaaACTGATCTCAGAGGACTTAAATGAGAGAACTATATGCTAGCAGcacaaacatttataaatgcaaaATGACTTGATGTTGTGAGGTGATGGAAGCCATAAGAAATGGTTGTGTGATTTATGTGTTAAGTTTAGAGTGGATGAAAATTGTggcatttttatttcacttgtGGGTGCTCTATCAGTTTCATCTTGTGAAGAATAAAACACTAACATTTTACGTACACTTGTTTCATGGCTATGGTTCTTCTGCCAATACATTTTCGACTACCTGAAGTTTTTTTGTTAGATTTCTGCTCTCGGTGATTATGGAATCCAAAAATTAttccaaaaatatttttgaatagTAGCctgatttttaattaaattaaattattttagtcCTCAATTGTTGTTTGTACTCCAGTGTTACATGAAAATGACAAcaagttatgttatgttatattATTATGGGCAGTGCACATATGGAACAGCAGGTGGGGCTGTTGAGGTTTATTTTAGGTTTGTAGTATAAAGGATTTCTTGCCATCTGCCCATCCATATTCCTTTTGTTTTCCATTCAGTTTTAGCAGTGAAAGTAAGGTTTCCTCTTCTACTCATCCACCATAAATGGAGAAGATAGGGAAGCCTGTGCTGCTCACAGAAAAGAGATTTcaaaattaattattaaatgcttaaaccctaacttcATCCTTCTGTGGTCTTTATCTAAATGGTGGCGTATCAGCAAATTATTGCTgtttctctctttgcttttttaaGATTGAGACGTTTTACATTTACTGTTTGGGATTGTAGCATTTTTTATAGTTATTGTAGTATCTTTTATTTCATTCTTATCAAAGTAAAAGATACCCCGACTTGAGTTGAGGAAAATTTCTTGTGCTTTTCATTCAGTTTTTCTAGGTGCGGTGGTGAGAGATTTGTCTGTGTTTTAGGTTTTAATCTGGTATGGAGCCACATATTTTTCCATCTTTTGCCTACTCCATTCATGATATTCCTTcaggtggtttgtgtgtaaTCTTGCTGAGATGTAAACATTCATACAAactagaactgaaacaaacccACACAGAAACCACTGGTGGTGGAAGGCCTCAGCAGAGGTACCAGTGAAACCACTACTTTTATCTTAAAAGTACCTCTAAACTGTAGATTTTGTACGACAGatataaatgttttgttatttttaatgtgATAGGTAGgagtttaaatttaattttccaTACACTCAAATTCAAGAGGCtcagagttgttgttgtttttctgtaaacCATTCTCTCGCGTGTTCTTTTATGATCTTCTGCATAGGACTACTGATGCAATTTAGCTTAAGCTAGCTCTGGTACAATGCCTTGAATGGCAACACTTATGTTAATATTGTAAATGGTCccttttcatataaaataacctACAAAAGATGTACTGTACATAGCCATGTGGGTGGAAAATATCAAATATTCAATACATATATCTTTATTTTCTCACAACAAAATAGTGATGGAGTGTGGCTCCATCCAGGCGTGTTTGTTTATGCAAGCAGGCAGGCAGGCCCAGGTATCGCAGTTACAGTGGTGTTGTGCTATGCGGTG contains these protein-coding regions:
- the LOC101473069 gene encoding proline-serine-threonine phosphatase-interacting protein 1 isoform X2, producing the protein MCKDVEELLKMRALAEEKYGKELVTIARKAGGHIEISTLRASFEQLKTQIENIGNFHIQLSDILKEEVKKIESFRERQKEQRKKFESIMEKVQKKKVSFFKKTMESKKNYEVKCKEADEAEQGAEKTNATSKNPEKVRHKIKQCRQAANDAEKVYFNNIVQLEAVRQDWEGTHKSTCEVFQQLEGNRISMLRCALWDHCNHFSMQCVKDDESYEEVRKFLEQCDITKDNNSFIEMKGTGLKPPEPIVFESYYKTGTVRDNNGQAHSVGGEEDPSKRCSDPLLGRSLNIGMDSPLSPRSTLSSIGEFQLSDDGYAPLPCIHQEVPLSTGPPDEIFYVVLYQYTAKEEDELSVSRGEVVRVLDQEQNGWWTVERNGFSGLVPGNYLGKI
- the LOC101473069 gene encoding proline-serine-threonine phosphatase-interacting protein 1 isoform X1, which translates into the protein MAPLMFKDAFWGSDITCHAGYEAVTQRLRDGRQMCKDVEELLKMRALAEEKYGKELVTIARKAGGHIEISTLRASFEQLKTQIENIGNFHIQLSDILKEEVKKIESFRERQKEQRKKFESIMEKVQKKKVSFFKKTMESKKNYEVKCKEADEAEQGAEKTNATSKNPEKVRHKIKQCRQAANDAEKVYFNNIVQLEAVRQDWEGTHKSTCEVFQQLEGNRISMLRCALWDHCNHFSMQCVKDDESYEEVRKFLEQCDITKDNNSFIEMKGTGLKPPEPIVFESYYKTGTVRDNNGQAHSVGGEEDPSKRCSDPLLGRSLNIGMDSPLSPRSTLSSIGEFQLSDDGYAPLPCIHQEVPLSTGPPDEIFYVVLYQYTAKEEDELSVSRGEVVRVLDQEQNGWWTVERNGFSGLVPGNYLGKI